One part of the Sneathia vaginalis genome encodes these proteins:
- the rplN gene encoding 50S ribosomal protein L14 — MVQQQTILNVADNTGAKKIMVIRVLGGSKRRFGRIGDIVVASVKEAIPNGSVKKGDVVKAVIVRTRKEIRRQDGSYIKFDDNAGVILTSTLEIKGTRIFGPVARELRAKNFMKIVSLAPEVL, encoded by the coding sequence GTGGTTCAACAACAAACAATACTAAACGTTGCAGATAATACTGGTGCTAAGAAAATTATGGTTATTAGAGTTCTAGGTGGATCTAAGAGAAGATTCGGAAGAATTGGTGATATAGTAGTTGCATCAGTTAAAGAAGCTATCCCTAACGGAAGTGTAAAAAAAGGTGATGTAGTTAAAGCTGTTATCGTTAGAACAAGAAAAGAAATTAGAAGACAAGATGGTTCATATATAAAATTTGATGACAATGCAGGTGTAATATTAACATCAACATTAGAAATCAAGGGAACAAGAATTTTTGGACCAGTAGCAAGAGAACTAAGAGCTAAAAACTTTATGAAAATAGTTTCATTAGCTCCAGAAGTACTTTAA
- the rplX gene encoding 50S ribosomal protein L24: MIKTKIKSVPNKLHVKTGDTVVVISGRSNKEKRSDKSEQMGDKGKVGKVLKVFPKTGKIIVEGVNIKKKHLKPTQMNTQGQIVEREMPIFSSKVMLWDDSAKKGTRVKHKVVDGKKVRISVVSGKEI, encoded by the coding sequence GTGATCAAAACTAAAATAAAATCTGTTCCTAATAAATTACACGTTAAAACAGGAGATACTGTTGTTGTAATAAGTGGAAGATCAAATAAAGAAAAAAGAAGCGATAAATCCGAACAAATGGGAGATAAAGGTAAAGTTGGTAAAGTTTTAAAAGTTTTCCCTAAAACTGGTAAGATTATAGTTGAAGGTGTTAATATTAAAAAGAAACATTTAAAACCTACTCAAATGAACACACAAGGTCAAATTGTCGAAAGAGAAATGCCAATATTCTCATCAAAAGTTATGTTATGGGATGATAGTGCTAAAAAAGGTACTAGAGTAAAACATAAAGTTGTAGACGGAAAGAAAGTAAGAATTTCAGTAGTATCAGGAAAAGAAATATAG
- the rplE gene encoding 50S ribosomal protein L5, with the protein MADKYIPRLQKKYNEEIVDTLVKELEIKNMMQVPKLEKIVVNMGIGEAVNNSKLIDSALKELAQITGQQPLPRAARKSEAGFKLRQGQKIGVSVTLRKEKMYEFLDRLISIALPRVRDFEGVSSKAFDGRGNYTLGIKEQIVFPEIEIDKVDKVLGLGITIVTSAKNDEEGRALLRAFGMPFVK; encoded by the coding sequence ATGGCAGACAAATATATTCCAAGATTACAAAAGAAGTATAATGAAGAAATTGTAGATACATTAGTTAAAGAATTAGAAATAAAAAATATGATGCAAGTTCCAAAGCTAGAAAAAATAGTAGTAAACATGGGAATTGGTGAAGCTGTTAACAATAGTAAGCTTATTGATTCAGCATTGAAAGAATTAGCACAAATAACTGGACAACAACCTTTACCAAGAGCTGCAAGAAAATCAGAAGCAGGATTCAAATTAAGACAAGGACAAAAAATTGGAGTTAGTGTTACTTTAAGAAAAGAAAAGATGTATGAATTCCTAGATAGATTAATCAGCATAGCTCTACCAAGAGTTAGAGACTTTGAAGGTGTTTCTTCAAAAGCATTTGATGGAAGAGGAAATTACACTTTAGGAATTAAAGAACAAATCGTTTTCCCTGAAATTGAAATCGATAAAGTAGATAAAGTTTTAGGATTAGGAATTACAATAGTAACATCAGCAAAAAATGATGAAGAAGGAAGAGCATTACTAAGAGCATTTGGTATGCCATTTGTAAAGTAG
- the rpsN gene encoding 30S ribosomal protein S14 yields MAKVAMVEKNLRRARTVDKYAKKRAELKERIKKGDREAVLELQKLPRNASPTRLRNRCKINGRPRGYMREFGISRVMFRKLAGEGSIPGITKSSW; encoded by the coding sequence ATGGCTAAAGTAGCAATGGTTGAAAAGAACTTAAGAAGAGCTAGAACTGTTGATAAATATGCAAAGAAAAGAGCAGAATTAAAAGAAAGAATTAAAAAAGGTGACAGAGAAGCAGTACTTGAGTTACAAAAATTACCTAGAAACGCTTCACCAACAAGATTAAGAAATAGATGTAAGATAAATGGAAGACCAAGAGGATATATGAGAGAATTTGGAATTTCAAGAGTTATGTTTAGAAAGCTTGCTGGAGAAGGTTCAATACCTGGAATTACAAAATCAAGCTGGTAA
- the rpsH gene encoding 30S ribosomal protein S8 — protein MNLTDPIADMLTRIRNANAAKHATVAVPFSRIKESIANILKNEGYIVDYEIKEEGTKKDIVVTLKFVDGEEVVKGLRRISKPGRRVYSSVDNLPKVLGGLGIAIVSTPKGVLTDKECRKHSVGGEVLCYVW, from the coding sequence ATGAATTTAACAGATCCTATTGCAGATATGCTTACAAGAATAAGAAACGCAAATGCTGCTAAACACGCAACAGTTGCAGTACCTTTTTCAAGAATTAAAGAAAGCATCGCAAATATATTAAAAAATGAAGGATATATAGTAGATTACGAAATCAAAGAAGAAGGAACTAAAAAAGATATAGTAGTTACTTTAAAATTCGTTGATGGAGAAGAAGTTGTTAAAGGGTTAAGAAGAATTTCTAAACCAGGAAGAAGAGTATATAGTTCAGTTGATAACTTACCAAAAGTATTAGGTGGGTTAGGTATAGCTATAGTATCAACACCAAAAGGTGTATTAACTGATAAAGAATGCAGAAAGCACAGTGTTGGAGGAGAAGTTCTTTGTTACGTATGGTAA
- the rplF gene encoding 50S ribosomal protein L6 has product MSRVGNKPIILPKGVEVKREGNLFTVKGPKGTLTREFSDVIKINVLENEVTFERPNDEPKVRALHGTTRANLHNMVVGVSEGFTKKLELIGVGYRVQASGKGLTLALGYSHPVEIAPVEGIHFVVEGNTKITVEGIDRQLVGQIAANIRAKRPPEPYKGKGVKYVDEIIKRKEGKKG; this is encoded by the coding sequence ATGTCAAGAGTAGGAAACAAGCCTATTATACTGCCTAAAGGTGTTGAAGTTAAAAGAGAAGGTAACTTATTCACTGTAAAAGGGCCAAAAGGAACATTAACAAGAGAATTTTCAGATGTAATTAAAATTAATGTATTAGAAAATGAAGTTACATTTGAAAGACCTAATGATGAACCAAAAGTAAGAGCATTACACGGAACAACTAGAGCAAATTTACATAATATGGTTGTAGGAGTAAGCGAAGGATTTACAAAGAAACTAGAATTAATTGGGGTTGGATACAGAGTACAAGCTAGTGGTAAAGGATTAACATTAGCATTAGGATATTCACATCCAGTTGAAATAGCTCCAGTTGAAGGAATACATTTTGTTGTTGAAGGAAATACTAAGATAACTGTTGAAGGTATTGACAGACAATTAGTAGGTCAAATAGCAGCAAATATTAGAGCAAAGAGACCGCCTGAACCATATAAAGGAAAAGGTGTTAAGTACGTTGATGAAATAATCAAGAGAAAAGAAGGTAAGAAAGGATAG
- the rplR gene encoding 50S ribosomal protein L18, translating into MYKRIDRKSLRAKKHKSIRNKVSGTAERPRLSVYRSLNNIFAQIIDDVKGVTLVSASTVEKEGKVEKGSNVEAAKIIGERIAKKAIEKGIKSVVFDRSGYVYTGRVKAFADAAREAGLEF; encoded by the coding sequence ATGTATAAGAGAATAGATAGAAAAAGTTTAAGAGCAAAAAAACACAAAAGCATAAGAAATAAAGTTAGTGGAACAGCCGAAAGACCTAGACTTTCAGTGTACAGAAGTTTAAATAACATTTTTGCTCAAATAATAGATGATGTTAAAGGAGTTACTTTAGTATCTGCGTCAACAGTTGAAAAAGAAGGAAAAGTAGAAAAAGGTTCAAATGTTGAAGCTGCAAAAATTATAGGAGAAAGAATTGCTAAAAAAGCAATTGAAAAAGGAATTAAAAGTGTAGTATTTGATAGAAGTGGATATGTCTACACAGGAAGAGTTAAGGCTTTTGCAGATGCCGCAAGAGAAGCAGGACTTGAATTCTAA
- the rpsE gene encoding 30S ribosomal protein S5 yields the protein MAKEVKTNEYKESLLRISRVSKTVKGGRRISFSVLAAVGDGQGKVGIGLGKANGVPDAIKKAIASAKKNMIKVSLKGGTIPHDQIGKFNSTSVLLKPATQGTGVIAGSATRELLELVGVTDVLTKIRGARNKDNIARATLNGLSKLRSLEEVARLRGKTIDEIIR from the coding sequence TTGGCAAAAGAAGTTAAGACTAATGAATACAAAGAAAGTCTTTTAAGAATAAGCAGAGTTTCAAAAACTGTTAAAGGAGGAAGAAGAATTTCATTCTCAGTATTAGCAGCAGTTGGAGACGGACAAGGTAAAGTTGGTATAGGATTAGGAAAAGCTAATGGTGTACCTGATGCTATAAAAAAAGCTATAGCTTCTGCAAAGAAAAACATGATAAAAGTATCATTAAAAGGTGGAACTATACCTCATGATCAAATTGGTAAATTTAATTCTACTTCTGTATTATTAAAGCCAGCAACTCAAGGTACTGGGGTTATAGCAGGTTCAGCAACAAGAGAACTTCTTGAATTAGTTGGTGTAACTGATGTTCTAACTAAGATTAGAGGAGCTAGAAACAAAGATAATATAGCAAGAGCAACTTTAAATGGTTTATCAAAATTAAGATCATTAGAAGAAGTAGCTAGATTAAGAGGAAAGACAATAGACGAAATAATTAGATAG
- the rpmD gene encoding 50S ribosomal protein L30 has translation MSKVRVTLVKGINGRKPNHIKTVKALGLTKVNQTVEHNLTDDIKGKIKLVSYLLKVEEV, from the coding sequence ATGTCTAAAGTAAGAGTAACACTTGTTAAAGGAATTAATGGAAGAAAACCTAATCATATCAAAACTGTGAAGGCACTTGGTTTAACTAAGGTTAACCAAACTGTTGAACACAATTTAACAGATGATATAAAAGGTAAGATTAAATTAGTTTCTTATTTACTTAAAGTAGAGGAGGTTTAA
- the rplO gene encoding 50S ribosomal protein L15, with product MNINELKPAEGSKKDRKRIGRGHGTGWGKTAGKGHNGQKQRSGSFVSAGFEGGQMPLVRRIPKRGFTNAAFKKDMIVLNLKDFVDKFEDGETVSLESLIEKGVLKNPSFRTKYTEEGLKDRQYTSILKVIGVYEINKKLKFVVEKISKSAKELVEKAGGSVELLEIKSYSKVASNNKKED from the coding sequence ATGAATATAAACGAATTAAAACCTGCTGAAGGATCAAAAAAAGATAGAAAAAGAATAGGAAGAGGTCACGGAACTGGTTGGGGTAAAACAGCTGGTAAAGGACATAATGGTCAAAAACAAAGATCAGGTTCATTTGTTTCAGCTGGGTTTGAAGGTGGACAAATGCCTTTAGTAAGAAGAATACCTAAAAGAGGATTTACAAATGCTGCATTCAAGAAAGATATGATAGTATTAAATCTTAAAGATTTCGTTGATAAATTTGAAGATGGTGAAACAGTTTCATTAGAATCATTAATCGAAAAAGGTGTTTTAAAGAACCCTAGCTTCAGAACTAAATATACTGAAGAAGGATTAAAAGATAGACAATACACAAGTATTTTAAAAGTTATAGGTGTCTATGAAATAAATAAAAAATTAAAATTTGTTGTTGAAAAGATATCTAAGTCAGCTAAAGAATTAGTTGAAAAAGCTGGAGGATCAGTAGAATTATTAGAAATTAAATCTTACTCAAAGGTTGCTTCTAATAACAAAAAAGAAGACTAA